One Candidatus Cloacimonadota bacterium DNA window includes the following coding sequences:
- a CDS encoding pyridoxal-phosphate dependent enzyme, giving the protein MSNKWKIENEKVLKNTVQRCRERNVIIPTYEEMINPDKIPSKIKDELKKIGLWDLNPRNLFRITWKNEPVAQGGEFGKINYVELPSELTGVKARIFVLLGKFFPTGSHKVGATFGPLVEKLTRGVFDPTTQKALWPSTGNYCRGGAYDSYLLACPSIAVLPEGMSTERFDWLKKVGAEIFSTPGCESNVKEVYDKTAELKRERGDEIVVLNQFSEFGNPIWHYAVTGRAIEEVFESEKKEKQRLSAIFLTQGSAGTLGSGDYLKEKFSLLKIGAGEALQCPTLLQNGYGGHRIEGIGDKHVPWVHNMKNMDMVAAIDDEACIRLMRLFNEKAGRDLLEKNGVGKSVDAKLDLFGISSIANILGAIKMAKYYEMNENDVVFTIATDSMELYQSRLKEEREKCDEYSEYDAAADFARYLKGVSTDNMLELSYWDKKRMHNLKYFTWIEQQGKKLEELNAQWYDENYWKDKFHSYTDWDELIHEFNDRTGLLKKYK; this is encoded by the coding sequence ATGAGCAACAAATGGAAGATAGAAAATGAAAAAGTATTGAAAAATACAGTTCAAAGATGCAGGGAGCGAAATGTAATTATTCCCACTTACGAAGAAATGATAAATCCTGATAAAATTCCGAGCAAAATAAAAGATGAACTAAAGAAAATCGGTCTCTGGGATTTAAACCCGCGAAATCTTTTTCGAATAACCTGGAAAAATGAGCCTGTGGCACAAGGCGGTGAATTCGGAAAAATAAATTATGTTGAATTGCCTTCCGAACTAACAGGTGTAAAAGCAAGAATTTTTGTATTACTGGGGAAATTTTTCCCCACCGGTTCACACAAGGTCGGGGCTACTTTTGGTCCTTTAGTAGAAAAACTCACTCGGGGAGTTTTTGACCCAACCACTCAAAAAGCATTGTGGCCCTCCACCGGAAATTATTGTCGTGGCGGAGCCTATGATTCCTATCTACTCGCCTGCCCGTCAATTGCCGTGCTTCCGGAAGGCATGTCCACAGAACGCTTCGACTGGCTTAAAAAAGTGGGAGCGGAAATTTTTTCCACTCCGGGTTGCGAAAGCAACGTAAAAGAGGTGTATGATAAAACCGCAGAGTTAAAACGTGAACGGGGAGATGAAATTGTCGTCCTCAATCAATTTTCGGAATTCGGAAATCCTATATGGCATTACGCCGTAACCGGAAGAGCGATCGAAGAAGTTTTTGAATCCGAAAAAAAGGAGAAACAGCGTCTTTCTGCAATATTCCTAACTCAGGGTTCTGCCGGAACTTTAGGTTCCGGAGATTATTTAAAAGAAAAATTTTCCCTTTTAAAAATCGGAGCTGGGGAAGCTTTGCAATGCCCCACCTTACTACAAAACGGATATGGAGGACATCGCATCGAAGGAATAGGCGATAAGCATGTGCCTTGGGTTCACAACATGAAAAACATGGACATGGTGGCCGCCATAGATGATGAAGCCTGCATCCGCCTGATGAGATTATTCAACGAAAAAGCCGGAAGAGATTTGTTAGAAAAAAACGGAGTTGGTAAATCGGTTGATGCCAAGCTCGACCTGTTTGGCATTTCCTCCATTGCAAATATTCTCGGAGCGATCAAGATGGCGAAATATTATGAGATGAACGAGAATGACGTTGTCTTCACCATCGCTACGGACTCTATGGAATTGTATCAATCTCGCCTGAAGGAAGAAAGGGAAAAATGTGATGAATATTCCGAATATGACGCTGCTGCGGATTTTGCCAGATACTTAAAAGGAGTTAGCACCGACAATATGCTGGAATTATCTTACTGGGATAAAAAGCGAATGCACAATCTCAAATATTTCACCTGGATCGAGCAACAAGGAAAAAAGCTGGAAGAATTGAACGCACAATGGTATGATGAAAATTATTGGAAAGACAAATTTCATTCATATACTGATTGGGACGAATTGATCCACGAATTCAACGATAGAACTGGCTTGTTAAAAAAGTATAAGTAG